One window from the genome of Rhizobium sp. Pop5 encodes:
- a CDS encoding LacI family DNA-binding transcriptional regulator has translation MRKSTLEEVAAAAGVSKMTASRALRGAADVSKETREKVLLEAERLSYVGNQLALSLSSRRTNLVAVVVPSMLNIVFPEMLAGISAGLQGSGMQAVFGISDYDMAKEREIIRDMLSWRPAAIIVTGLDQPPETVRMLQHADIPVIQLIDLDGTPVDFNVGLSHGKAGEEMATALLAAGRRRFGYIGCGLERDLRAGKRKAGFEKVLRENGLSFLHERIDGAYSSIAHGKELTISMLAATRDLDCIYYSSDDMATGGAFACLELGVSSPGEILIAGFNGLDVGRALPIRIATSISPRRRMGEAAAALLLSASRGNPPSEKVIAFYPEIIGID, from the coding sequence ATGCGCAAATCCACGCTGGAAGAGGTCGCCGCCGCCGCCGGCGTCAGCAAGATGACAGCATCGCGCGCGCTTCGTGGTGCCGCCGACGTCTCCAAGGAAACCCGTGAAAAAGTGCTGCTGGAAGCCGAACGGCTGAGCTATGTCGGCAACCAGCTGGCACTCTCGCTGTCGTCGCGCCGCACCAACCTCGTCGCCGTCGTCGTTCCCAGCATGTTGAACATCGTCTTTCCCGAGATGCTGGCGGGCATTTCCGCCGGGCTGCAGGGCTCCGGCATGCAGGCGGTTTTCGGCATCTCCGATTACGACATGGCCAAGGAGCGCGAAATCATCCGCGACATGCTCTCCTGGCGGCCTGCCGCCATCATCGTGACGGGGCTCGACCAGCCGCCCGAAACGGTCAGGATGCTCCAGCATGCCGATATCCCCGTCATCCAGCTGATAGACCTCGACGGCACGCCCGTCGATTTCAACGTCGGGCTTTCGCATGGCAAGGCCGGAGAGGAGATGGCGACGGCGCTGCTTGCGGCCGGCCGGCGGCGGTTCGGCTATATCGGCTGCGGGCTGGAGAGGGACTTGCGCGCCGGCAAGCGCAAGGCCGGCTTCGAGAAGGTGTTGCGCGAGAACGGTCTTTCTTTCCTGCACGAGCGGATCGACGGCGCCTATTCCTCCATCGCCCATGGCAAGGAGCTGACCATATCGATGCTGGCGGCGACCCGCGATCTCGACTGCATCTACTATTCCAGCGACGACATGGCGACCGGCGGCGCCTTCGCCTGCCTGGAGCTTGGCGTTTCCTCTCCCGGGGAAATCCTGATCGCCGGATTCAACGGGCTCGACGTCGGCCGCGCCCTGCCGATCAGAATCGCCACCTCGATCTCGCCGCGGCGCCGGATGGGCGAAGCCGCCGCCGCCCTGCTGCTTTCCGCAAGCCGGGGAAACCCGCCTTCCGAAAAAGTGATTGCCTTCTATCCGGAGATCATCGGGATCGATTAG
- the ltnD gene encoding L-threonate dehydrogenase produces the protein MGWGAALSLLRAGFAVNGCDVRPEVLARFSEAGGKACDTPAAAADGVEAVFVYVVNNTQVEHVLFGPQGALETAAAGTVFLLCTTMAPSATIAISERLEAAGMLVVDAPVSGGHVKALSGEITVMASGSNAAFERAGAALDAISAKIFRLGDRPGPGSQVKMINQLLAGVHIAATAEAMTLAAKAGIDLQTLYDVLRVSAGSSWMFENRGEHIVAGDYTPRSAVDIFVKDLGIVRSEAERTGGVTPLAATALDLFVEASEAGLGREDDAAVAKILARKCGATLPGMEG, from the coding sequence ATGGGCTGGGGCGCGGCTCTTTCGCTTCTGAGGGCAGGCTTTGCCGTGAACGGCTGCGACGTTCGCCCCGAGGTGCTGGCGCGCTTTTCAGAGGCGGGAGGCAAGGCCTGTGATACGCCGGCGGCCGCTGCCGATGGTGTAGAGGCGGTCTTCGTTTACGTCGTCAACAACACCCAGGTCGAACATGTGCTGTTCGGTCCGCAGGGCGCGCTGGAAACGGCCGCGGCCGGCACCGTCTTCCTGCTTTGCACCACCATGGCGCCGAGCGCCACGATCGCCATTTCCGAGCGCTTGGAGGCTGCCGGCATGCTGGTCGTCGATGCGCCTGTTTCCGGCGGCCATGTCAAGGCGCTTTCCGGCGAGATCACCGTCATGGCCTCGGGCTCGAACGCGGCTTTCGAGCGCGCGGGTGCGGCCCTTGACGCCATCTCGGCCAAGATCTTCCGGCTCGGCGACCGGCCCGGCCCCGGCTCCCAGGTCAAGATGATCAACCAGCTTCTGGCCGGCGTCCATATCGCCGCCACCGCGGAAGCGATGACGCTCGCCGCGAAGGCGGGCATCGACCTCCAGACGCTTTACGATGTCCTGCGCGTTTCGGCCGGCTCCTCCTGGATGTTCGAAAACCGCGGCGAACACATCGTCGCGGGCGATTACACGCCCCGTTCGGCGGTCGATATTTTCGTCAAGGATCTCGGCATCGTCCGCTCGGAGGCCGAGCGCACCGGCGGCGTCACGCCGCTTGCCGCGACAGCCCTTGATCTCTTCGTCGAGGCTTCTGAAGCGGGTCTCGGGCGCGAGGACGACGCGGCGGTGGCAAAGATCCTGGCGCGCAAATGCGGCGCTACCCTGCCCGGCATGGAAGGCTAG
- the otnK gene encoding 3-oxo-tetronate kinase has protein sequence MRTVLGCIADDFTGATDLAALLARSGLPVSLRIGVPSEEENAADPAAFEVIALKCRTAPVAEAVEEARRAFTWLKRTGAVRFFWKYCSTFDSTDEGNIGPIAELLMAELGVRQTIYCPAFPENGRSIFMGHLFVGEDLLSESPMKDHPLTPMRDSSLVRLLAPQVRGKVGLANRLVVARGAEALKARLEALADDGVRHVIVDAVCDEDLRTIAATTADFPLITGGSAVAGQLPRLYIEQGMVLPPSANRSSLPPQGGQIVLSGSCSAMTRRQVAQYASRSTSLQLDPLALSAEGAGPAEAWLRQQSPDAPKLIFATAEPEDVKRAQEKLGLEKASLLVEQALADLARAAFRQGVRRFVVAGGETSGAVTRALGVTRLEIGPEIAPGVPWTFAEVEGERVALALKSGNFGRETFFEDALNLLEAA, from the coding sequence ATGAGAACCGTGCTCGGCTGCATCGCGGATGATTTTACCGGCGCAACGGACCTCGCGGCTTTGCTGGCGCGAAGCGGTCTGCCCGTCTCCCTGCGCATCGGCGTGCCTTCCGAGGAAGAAAATGCTGCGGATCCCGCGGCCTTCGAGGTCATCGCGCTCAAATGCCGGACCGCGCCGGTGGCCGAGGCCGTCGAAGAGGCGCGGCGCGCCTTCACCTGGCTGAAACGGACAGGTGCTGTCCGTTTTTTCTGGAAATATTGCTCGACCTTCGACAGCACTGATGAAGGCAATATCGGCCCCATTGCCGAATTGCTGATGGCCGAACTCGGTGTGAGGCAGACGATCTATTGCCCGGCATTCCCGGAAAATGGCCGCAGCATCTTCATGGGGCATCTCTTCGTCGGCGAAGACCTGCTGTCGGAAAGCCCGATGAAGGACCATCCGCTGACGCCGATGCGCGATTCCAGCCTTGTCAGGCTTCTCGCGCCGCAGGTTCGCGGCAAGGTCGGTCTTGCCAATCGCCTTGTTGTTGCCCGTGGTGCGGAGGCGCTGAAAGCGCGGCTGGAGGCGCTCGCCGACGATGGCGTGCGGCATGTCATCGTCGATGCCGTTTGCGACGAGGATCTCCGGACGATCGCCGCCACCACCGCAGATTTTCCGCTCATTACCGGCGGCAGCGCGGTCGCCGGTCAGCTTCCGCGTCTCTATATCGAGCAAGGCATGGTTTTGCCGCCTTCCGCCAACCGATCGAGCCTGCCGCCGCAGGGCGGGCAGATCGTGCTCTCGGGCAGCTGCTCGGCGATGACGCGCAGACAGGTCGCCCAGTACGCCAGCCGGAGCACCAGCCTGCAGCTCGATCCTCTGGCGCTTTCCGCCGAAGGGGCGGGGCCGGCCGAGGCATGGCTGCGGCAGCAGTCTCCCGACGCGCCGAAACTCATTTTCGCAACCGCCGAGCCTGAAGACGTCAAGCGGGCGCAGGAAAAGCTCGGCCTGGAGAAAGCAAGCCTGCTGGTGGAGCAGGCGCTTGCCGATCTCGCCCGCGCGGCGTTCCGCCAGGGTGTGCGCCGCTTCGTCGTCGCCGGCGGCGAAACGTCGGGCGCCGTCACCAGGGCCCTCGGCGTGACGCGGCTGGAGATCGGCCCGGAGATTGCGCCCGGCGTTCCCTGGACCTTTGCCGAGGTCGAGGGAGAGCGGGTCGCTCTTGCGCTGAAATCCGGCAATTTCGGCCGCGAAACCTTCTTCGAGGACGCGCTCAATCTGCTGGAGGCGGCATGA
- the otnC gene encoding 3-oxo-tetronate 4-phosphate decarboxylase has product MSEEARLREEICLMAKSLFDRGLTAGSSGNISARLSDGRLLVTPTGSSFGRLDPARLSLFDAGGRLIGGDKPTKEMPLHQAFYETRPAKTGAVVHLHSCHSVALSLLPDVDAENMLPPLTAYSIMKLGKVKLLPYFMPGDPAMGDAIRGLAGKRSAVMLAAHGPVVAGKDLEAAVYAIEELEETAKLAMLTRGANPTLLTGAQIEQIVRTFDVEWD; this is encoded by the coding sequence ATGAGCGAGGAAGCCAGGCTGAGGGAAGAAATATGCTTGATGGCGAAATCGCTCTTCGATCGCGGCCTGACGGCAGGCTCGTCGGGCAATATTTCCGCACGCCTCAGTGACGGGCGTCTGCTGGTGACGCCGACGGGAAGCTCCTTCGGCCGGCTCGATCCGGCGCGCCTTTCCCTGTTCGACGCCGGCGGCAGGTTGATCGGCGGTGACAAGCCGACCAAGGAAATGCCGCTGCATCAGGCTTTCTACGAGACTCGGCCCGCAAAGACCGGCGCGGTCGTGCATCTCCACTCTTGCCATTCCGTGGCGCTGTCGCTGCTGCCCGATGTCGACGCCGAAAACATGCTGCCACCCTTGACGGCCTATTCGATCATGAAGCTCGGCAAGGTGAAGCTGCTTCCCTATTTCATGCCGGGTGACCCGGCGATGGGCGATGCGATCCGTGGTCTCGCCGGCAAGCGCAGCGCCGTGATGCTGGCGGCCCACGGTCCGGTCGTCGCGGGAAAAGACCTGGAAGCGGCGGTCTACGCGATCGAGGAGCTGGAAGAGACGGCAAAGCTCGCCATGCTGACGCGCGGCGCCAATCCCACGCTGCTCACAGGTGCGCAGATCGAACAGATCGTGCGGACCTTCGACGTGGAGTGGGACTGA
- a CDS encoding hydroxypyruvate isomerase family protein encodes MARFSANLGFLWQELALPDAIRAAKAAGFDAVECHYPYALPAEAVRAALAETGLTMLGINTIRGNVEAGDNGLAAVPGREAEARAAIVQAVDYARAIGALNVHVMAGKASGEEARATFIANLRHACDLAGSAGITVLIEPLNLRDAPGYFLQTSEQALEIITAVSAPNIRLMFDCYHLQIMQGDLTHRLQTYLNSIGHIQIASVPDRREPDHGEIDYRHILHVLETLGYDRPIGAEYRPATTTDAGLNWLGAFR; translated from the coding sequence ATGGCCCGTTTTTCCGCCAATCTCGGCTTCCTCTGGCAGGAGCTTGCGCTCCCCGACGCCATCCGCGCGGCGAAAGCCGCCGGCTTTGATGCGGTCGAATGCCATTACCCCTATGCCCTTCCGGCCGAGGCGGTCCGCGCAGCACTTGCCGAAACCGGGCTCACCATGCTCGGCATCAACACGATCCGCGGCAATGTCGAAGCCGGCGACAACGGGCTTGCGGCCGTGCCGGGGCGCGAGGCGGAAGCCCGCGCGGCAATTGTCCAGGCCGTCGATTATGCGCGGGCGATCGGCGCGCTCAACGTCCATGTCATGGCCGGCAAGGCTTCAGGCGAAGAGGCAAGGGCAACATTCATCGCAAACCTGCGCCACGCCTGCGATCTGGCCGGCAGCGCAGGGATCACAGTGCTGATCGAACCGCTGAACCTGCGCGATGCGCCCGGTTATTTCCTGCAGACCTCGGAGCAGGCGCTCGAGATCATTACCGCCGTCAGTGCTCCGAATATCCGACTTATGTTCGATTGCTACCATCTGCAGATCATGCAAGGTGATCTGACCCACAGGTTGCAGACTTATCTGAATTCAATCGGACACATCCAGATCGCTTCGGTCCCCGATCGTCGCGAGCCGGATCATGGAGAGATCGACTATCGCCATATCCTGCATGTCCTGGAGACGCTTGGCTACGACAGGCCCATCGGCGCCGAATACCGGCCGGCAACCACGACCGACGCGGGCTTGAACTGGCTGGGAGCCTTCCGATGA
- the denD gene encoding D-erythronate dehydrogenase, with translation MHVMILGAAGMVGRKLVEKIAREPLAFGRPVTRLTLVDAFQPPVPEALQPVSTALTVDLAAASAADRLIEGRPDLIFHLAAIVSGEAEADFDKGYAVNLDGTRALFDAIRKLGLTSAYVPRVVFASSIAVFGTPFPEVIPDEFFTTPLTSYGTQKAIAELLLADYSRRGIFDGIGIRLPTITVRPGAPNKAASGFFSNILREPLVGRQAILPVSDGVRHWFASPRAAVGFFVHAATIDTARIGARRNLTMPGLSALVSEEIEALRRVAGDKAVALIKPVPDPVIERIVAGWPTQFDATRASSLGFKAETSFDEILQVHIEDELGGRIA, from the coding sequence ATGCATGTGATGATTTTGGGCGCGGCCGGCATGGTCGGCCGCAAGCTGGTCGAGAAGATTGCGCGCGAGCCTCTGGCTTTCGGCCGGCCGGTCACCCGCCTGACGCTGGTGGATGCCTTTCAGCCGCCGGTGCCGGAAGCACTTCAGCCCGTCTCCACGGCGCTGACGGTCGATCTTGCCGCTGCGAGCGCGGCCGACAGGCTGATCGAAGGACGCCCGGATCTGATCTTCCATCTTGCGGCCATCGTCTCCGGTGAGGCGGAGGCGGATTTCGACAAAGGCTACGCCGTCAATCTCGACGGCACGCGCGCTCTTTTCGATGCGATCCGGAAGCTCGGCCTCACCAGTGCCTATGTCCCGCGCGTCGTCTTCGCCTCCTCGATCGCCGTCTTCGGCACACCCTTCCCGGAGGTCATTCCCGACGAATTCTTCACCACGCCGCTGACGAGCTACGGCACCCAGAAGGCGATCGCCGAACTGCTGCTTGCCGATTATTCGCGCCGCGGCATTTTCGACGGCATCGGCATCAGGCTGCCCACCATTACAGTGCGTCCCGGCGCGCCGAACAAGGCGGCCTCGGGTTTCTTCTCCAACATCCTGCGCGAGCCGCTGGTCGGCAGGCAAGCGATATTGCCGGTCAGCGACGGCGTACGGCACTGGTTTGCAAGCCCGCGCGCGGCCGTCGGCTTCTTCGTCCATGCGGCGACGATCGACACGGCGCGCATCGGGGCGCGCCGCAACCTCACCATGCCCGGCCTCTCCGCGCTCGTTTCCGAAGAGATCGAGGCCCTGCGCCGGGTCGCCGGCGACAAGGCGGTCGCCCTCATCAAGCCAGTGCCCGATCCGGTGATCGAACGCATCGTCGCCGGCTGGCCGACCCAGTTCGATGCGACACGGGCATCTTCGCTCGGCTTCAAGGCGGAGACGAGCTTCGACGAAATCCTGCAGGTGCATATCGAGGATGAACTCGGCGGGAGGATCGCATGA
- a CDS encoding SDR family oxidoreductase codes for MSMAASGEAKIALVTGGGTGVGRAMSKALGAAGYKVVISGRRTDVLEKAAAELAGETDAEFLAIPTDVGDPSSVRALFDTILEKYGRLDLLVNNAGVGVPAVPLEEVSFGQWSAIVAANLTGAFLCTQQAFRLMKSQSPRGGRIINNGSISATTPRPNSAPYTATKHAITGLTKSTALDGREFDIACGQIDIGNAASDMTKRMASGVLQANGSIATEPTIDPAHIADAVVYMAGLPLSANVLTMTVMATRMPFVGRG; via the coding sequence ATGAGCATGGCGGCAAGCGGAGAGGCAAAGATTGCATTGGTGACCGGCGGCGGCACCGGCGTCGGACGCGCCATGTCGAAAGCGCTTGGTGCTGCCGGCTACAAGGTCGTCATCTCGGGCCGGCGGACCGACGTGCTTGAAAAGGCAGCAGCGGAACTTGCCGGCGAGACGGACGCGGAGTTTCTCGCGATTCCCACAGATGTCGGCGATCCCTCTTCGGTGCGGGCGCTCTTCGATACGATCCTGGAAAAATACGGACGGCTCGATCTGTTGGTCAACAATGCCGGTGTCGGCGTGCCGGCAGTTCCGCTCGAGGAGGTTTCGTTCGGGCAGTGGAGCGCCATCGTTGCGGCCAACCTCACCGGCGCCTTCCTGTGCACCCAGCAGGCCTTCCGGCTGATGAAGAGCCAGAGCCCCCGCGGCGGGCGCATCATCAACAACGGCTCCATTTCCGCCACCACCCCACGCCCCAATTCGGCGCCGTACACGGCGACCAAACACGCCATCACGGGGCTCACCAAATCCACCGCCCTCGACGGGCGCGAATTCGACATCGCCTGCGGCCAGATCGATATCGGCAATGCCGCAAGCGACATGACGAAAAGGATGGCATCAGGCGTGCTGCAGGCGAACGGCAGCATCGCCACGGAGCCGACGATCGACCCCGCCCATATTGCCGATGCGGTCGTCTACATGGCGGGCCTGCCGCTCAGCGCCAACGTGCTGACGATGACCGTGATGGCGACGAGGATGCCCTTCGTCGGCCGGGGGTAA
- a CDS encoding ABC transporter ATP-binding protein yields MANVQFADVRKSFGAHPVIKGVDIDIGDGEFVILVGPSGCGKSTLLRMLAGLENISGGEIKIGGRVVNTLPPKDRDIAMVFQNYALYPHMTVEQNMGFSLMLNKAPKAEAEKRVKYAAGILGLDKLLDRYPRQLSGGQRQRVAMGRAIVRDPEVFLFDEPLSNLDAKLRVAMRAEIKELHQRLKTTTVYVTHDQIEAMTMADKIVVMHDGIVEQIGTPLELYDRPANLFVGGFIGSPAMNMIHGRLDPDDASQFVAVNGTRLPVANPPASAKGRDLVYGLRPEYISLDPNGLPAEIVVIEPTGYETHLTVRLGGSEVSCVFRERVNARPGEAIRVAIDAAHVHLFDAEGGRRLTD; encoded by the coding sequence ATGGCAAACGTTCAATTCGCGGATGTCAGGAAATCATTCGGTGCGCATCCCGTCATCAAGGGGGTGGACATCGATATCGGCGATGGGGAGTTCGTGATCCTCGTCGGCCCGTCGGGCTGCGGCAAATCCACTCTTCTGAGGATGCTGGCCGGGCTCGAGAACATTTCCGGCGGCGAGATCAAGATCGGTGGGCGCGTCGTCAACACGCTGCCGCCGAAGGACCGCGATATTGCCATGGTGTTCCAGAACTATGCGCTCTACCCGCATATGACGGTGGAGCAGAACATGGGCTTTTCGCTCATGCTCAACAAGGCGCCGAAGGCGGAAGCCGAAAAGCGGGTGAAATATGCCGCCGGCATCCTCGGCCTCGACAAGCTGCTCGACCGCTATCCACGCCAGCTTTCCGGCGGCCAGCGCCAGCGTGTCGCCATGGGCCGCGCCATCGTGCGCGATCCGGAGGTCTTCCTGTTCGACGAGCCGCTGTCCAACCTCGATGCGAAGCTGCGCGTCGCCATGCGCGCCGAGATCAAGGAACTGCATCAGCGCCTGAAGACGACGACGGTCTACGTCACTCATGACCAGATCGAGGCCATGACCATGGCCGACAAGATCGTCGTCATGCATGACGGCATCGTCGAGCAGATCGGCACGCCGCTCGAGCTTTACGACCGCCCCGCCAACCTCTTCGTCGGCGGTTTCATCGGCTCGCCGGCGATGAACATGATCCACGGCAGGCTCGATCCCGACGATGCCAGCCAGTTCGTCGCGGTGAACGGCACGCGGCTACCCGTCGCCAATCCGCCGGCGAGTGCCAAGGGCCGCGACCTCGTCTACGGACTGCGCCCCGAATATATCTCGCTCGATCCGAACGGGCTGCCGGCCGAAATCGTCGTGATCGAACCGACCGGCTATGAGACGCATCTGACCGTCCGCCTCGGCGGCAGCGAAGTCAGCTGCGTCTTCCGCGAGCGTGTCAACGCCCGCCCGGGCGAAGCCATCCGCGTGGCGATCGACGCCGCACATGTTCATCTCTTCGATGCCGAAGGCGGCAGGAGATTGACCGACTGA